The DNA window ACTGCCCTCATCACACGGACACGGTCGCACTGTAACAGTGGCCTTTGACGATCGTGGTGGTGGTGCTAGCAGCATTCAGTGGCCTTTGACAATCGTGGTGGTGGTGCCAGCATTCAGTGGCATTTGACGATCATGGTGGTGGTGCCAGCATTCGGTGGCCTTTGACGATCGTGGTGGTGGTGCCAACATTTAGTTGCCTTTGACGATCATGGTGGTGGTGCCAGCATTCGGTGGCCTTTGACGATCGTGGTGGTGGTGCCAACATTTAGTTGCCTTTGACGAtcgttgtggtggtgccagcaTTCAGTGGCCTTTGACGATCGTGGTGGTGGTGCCAGCATTCAGTGGCCTTTGACGATCGTGGTGGTGGTGCCAGAATTTAGTGGCCTTTGACGATCGTGGTGGTGGTGCCAGCTTTCAGTGGCCTTTGACGATCGTGGTGGTGGTGCCAGCATTCAGTGGTCTTTGACGATCGTGGTGGTGGTGCCAGCATTCAGTGGCCTTTGACGATCGTGGTGGTGGTGCCAGCATTCAGTGGCCTTTGACGATCGTGGTGGTGGTGCCAGCATTCAGTGGCCTTTGACGATCGTGGTGGTGGTGCCAGCATTCAGTGGCCTTTGACGATCGTGGTGGTGGTGCCAGCATTCAGTGGTCTTTGACGAtcgttgtggtggtgccagcaTTCATCAAGATGTCTCTGGTGTGCAAAGTATGGCGCTGCAGACGCAAAAAGGTGTCGATGACGGTGATGGCGTGGTTCTGGGTGTCGTCCCTCTTCTTTACTTTTCTGGTCGTCAGGGAACATATTTTACAGCGCTTGGCCACAGACGGTGAGTGTCTTTTGTCAATTACAAAGCAAACCATAGAATGTTTCGTGCAGGTAAAATCAAACAGCggaggacttttttttttgtaaaaacaaaaataagctAGATTTTGGTGTGAAGGTTTGTgcagagaaaacaagaaagataaaaaaacaagaggcgaagccttcaaggctcacgtaagaaatcgacaaacagtaacacaaactcaatcactccgtcacacatacacacacacacacacacacacacacacacacacacacacacacacacacacacacacacacacacacacacacacacacagtaagcataggtgaaactatgcaagaaagcgagaccctggatctgccaagaagtctcggcccgctcacaataacaatgaccgagactttcagtaattcctttgcgtgacgtctaaccctcttacgtcataatgtgacgtcttcaaatagtttctatcacacacgtcgaacacttttgaccgagactgacgtaatccatagactcggaaatgttaaagtttctaccacagacatacacacatacatacatacgcacgcacgcacgcacgcacgcacgcacagacagacaaagtttatcatcgcataggctacacttacgtgagccaaaaactactGAAACAACAAGACTATACAGTatcaacaaaccaaccaaccaaccaaccaaccacccagTACACAAGGTGAAAAACGgatgaaacccccccccccctaaaaataaAATTACAAACTAGTAAAAGCACAAAAAAGGAATAATCTATaaaagcaaaaagaaaacaaaaaacaaagacaaagaaccctaacacccccccccacacacacacacacacacacacacgaccaacGCACTTGACAAACAAGTCCCCACAAGTGAAAAGACACGTACATCTCGCTTACAATAGTCAGTTTTATCTGACAAATCGCACACCAACAACCTTCTCTTAAAGTGTTAATGTATACACCAAAATACATTCGGAAAATGTATGCGTAGGCAAATGAAAGTATGACagtgaaacagtgtttttttTATGAGCCGTCATCAAAGGTAGAGCCGTCACTGTCTGTCTTGCTTTGACAGCCCCAAGTACCTCTGGTCGTAACTCAAACCTCCACAGCTCCTGCGACTTTAAGTCGTACCAGGTCAACGGCGGCCGACTGCTTCTCTGTCCCCCAAACACCACCTGACTCGTTTTTCTAAACTTCGCCAAAAagttattgcgacaaatttcgtactcaaattaaagcattaattcccgtgtcatttcgttcaaactttctatgccagttGAGGTCCTTCGCTTGgctatctggatcacctttctgataaaagatttcttttacactgatcacgtgaccgccgctcaaataagggtacctgCAAAATCGACCGTCATAGAGagtttaaatgaaatgaaatgacacgggaattaatgcttacATTTTAGTGCAACATTTGTTGGCGAAGTTTATAAAAGAAAAGTTGCGTGTGTCCTTGACACTGAATGTCACAGTCATGAAGAGAAACGGTACCTTCTGGCAGGGAGAAAAGAATGCCTTAAAACGAACACTCcctcccgtgtaaacgattcggctcaccgtctcagacccGGCCAGGTTTTTACATAGTCTACATAGGATAAAGACATCCCTccagttggacacataccaacaattagGCGCCTGACTGCTTTCCGTGATGATAGAATGAAAACTAGTTCACGGATCAACTTCTTAAAAAGCTACTAGCCCAGACTTCTATTATAAGAGAATCTTTTCACTTTACTTGGACTTATAGTAAAAATTAGTAGCCTGTCAGCTCTCTGCGCAGAGCGGGAGTTGATTTCCCAGATTGATCAGTATAGGCGTCAGTTTGTTCGACAATCATTTGgaacaaaaaacccactatGCATAGGAACTTCAGCCAGCGTGCTGAATttggtatgtgtgtaagtgggcgCCGTGATGTCATGTAAACGCCATGGCGGTTCTTGGTGATACAACGATACTGGGAggtatgtgtgtaagtgggcgCCGTGATGTCATGTAAACGCCATGGCGGTTCTTGGTGATATAACCATACTGGGAGGTATGCGTGTAAGAGGGCGCCGTGATGTCATGTAAACGCCATGGCGGTTCTTGGTGATACAACGATACTGGGAGGTATGCGTGTAAGTGGGCGCCGTGATGTCATGTAAACGCCATGGCGGTTCTTGGTGATACAACGATACTGGGAggtatgtgtgtaagtgggcgCCGTGATGTCATGTAAACGCCATGGCGGTTCTTGGTGATATAACCATACTGGGAggtatgtgtgtaagtgggcgCCGTGATGTCATGTAAACGCCATGGCGGTTCTTGGTGATATAACCATACTGGGAGGTATGCGTGTAAGAGGGCGCCGTGATGTCATGTAAACGCCATGGCGGTTCTTGGTGATACAACGATACTGGGAggtatgtgtgtaagtgggcgCCGTGATGTCATGTAAACGCCATGGCGGTTCTTGGTGATATAACGATATTGGgaggaaggtatctttaaagATAAAGAAGTGAACAAACTTTTTGGTTTTCTGGTGAATTTAACCTCAAGAAAGCCAAAGGTTATTCCCTGTGCGGTAATGAAGACAATCCGGCAACAATAAACAACGAAATTGCTCCGTAAGTacgctttgaaaattaaatcaaaattaattaataaacaTTAGGGGAAATTGTTTCGTCGGCAAgcacgtgtgcgtgtgagtTCCGATTCTGTTCGTCGACTTATTTGTTCAGTGCTGTCAACCATCTATAACGTACGCTAGGAGACGAATTTCAGCACTCAAAATCTATAATCTAGCTAATTCGTGCAATATCTAGCGCTTTCTGGGGCAAAAGAGTAGGACggaaacaaaaatacagacagAGCTTGTAGAAATTACAGTCTGCAAAGAGAACCAATTAAGAGACCGCGTTTAAATTGTGAATAACTGAACGTTCAAACACTAATTTAAAGGTATTCTTGGTCTCTGTGGTAACATAGTTATAAGCCCCAAACCGCACCGTGTAGCTCAAAATTATGCGGTGACTTGACactgtttttacatttggtcaagttttgactaaatgttttaacatagaggggggaatcgagacgagggttgtggtgtatgtgtgtgtgtgtgtgtgtgtgtgtgtgtgtgtgtgtgtgtgtgtgtgtgtgtgtgtgtgtgtctgtctgtctgtctgtctgtgtgtgtgtgtgtgtagagcgattcagaccaaactactggaccgatctttatgaaatttgacatgagagttcctgggaatgatatccccggacatgtttttctttttttcgataaataccttagacgacgtcatatccggcattttgaaaaagttgaggcggcactgtcacgccctcatttttcaatcaaattgattgaaatttttgcccAGCaaccttcgacgaaggccggacttcggtattgcatttcagcctggtggcttaaaaattaattaatgatttaaaaacaatttcattttattccttgtgggttcctgattccaaaaacatatagatttgatatgtttggattaaaaacacgctcagaaagttaaaaagaatagagataaagaaaagcgtgctaccccgctcttcttgtcaatttcactgcctttgcatcgagcggtggactgacgatgctacgagtatacgctcttgctgtaaaaatgcagtgagttcagtttcattctgttagttcgacagcttgactaaatgttgtaatttcgccttacgcgacttgttgtttttgccATGGATATTTCGATCTTCACTGCAAAATGTTCTCATCTAGTCTCACTTTTGCTTACACAACCCGTAACAAGAACAcaggaacaaaagaaaaaccaaCATGAAAAAGGCACACTGTAGAACTTAAATCATACTCTTTGACATCAAAACGTACGTTTACTGTTGGCTATGAGAATCTTGAAAGTCTGCTTGTGCACGAAAACATATTTCATTCTGCCACTCTAGGTAACCATAAGCAAATTCACATGTTTTCTGCTGTGATCTTTTTATTGATACAAAATACGGTCACGACAGTCTTGGTGACTTCTGAGTTATGTTCCAATTAACAGTACGTGTGGTTATTCCCTGGTGGATGGGATAGAATTAGGAAGTagggtttctttttctttcttcgtAAATAAATCAGCTTGACTGCAGGCCAATAGCCAGATTTGGTCAATAGTTCAAGTGACTTCCAAATCCTTGCGAAAGAGCAAGCTCTGTAAAGTTACTCAATGGTTATAAACGCCCATTCGAAATAAATTAAACGTACGGAACAATAAATTGCATGGAGCGGGAAGCATAAATCATGAAAACGAGATCAACTTCCCATCACAAGAAAACGGGTCAAAATGAATTAAACGTGCAGAACATGACAATTTTATGTGGAATAAACAGGTAGAATAAACTATGAAAACGAGGTCAGCTTCCCATCCTGTCAATCTTAAACCCCAGTCACACTCAGACGCCGCTTCTTCTTCGAtggaaaagtgtccgagagcgtgaccaatcgtgggccaaacgtggcaggatctccatgagcgtggtttggtcggggtgggatctgctaggtcgggaAGCTGCACGATCTCCCTGCGCTTTTTtttaactgcacaaaacaagcgtggccgggtcgtggcgcagtacagtcgtaatgtagttttttgtttttaaaaaaaataaatttgcCATATATATATGCTCGATTTTGACgggcgatatgccccgatttgataactttatcagatcggcgtgatcggcatggtcgtcgtaaggacgtagagctgtgtgacgggggccTTAATATGATAACGGCATATTTCTGTACTTTATGAGGCAAGCCTGAAAATGGCATATAACCGATTTTTGTATTGACAATAAAATGAAGTGTAGTTGTATGCTAGACCTGGCTGTTTACCTCATTATATACTTTGTGGTTGGCTTTGTGATGTTGCAGAGGGCGATATGACGTCATTGTCCCACATCGTCAGAACGAATCCGGCTTGTGATTCAGCATCTCTGCCACCCGCATTACAGCTGCACGTGAGTTGTCTTCCCTTTTATTAGACTAAGCACTTATTGTTTACCATACTCATGTGTATACTTGCTGAATTATgagaaaaacaataaaacagCAGAAGACAAATagaaatgcaataaatatggaGTAAACACGTGCTCCGGCGTTATCTGCATACAAATCTAACATTGTTATACCTGATCCGTCCTATATCTTGCAACTTGGTTGTTGGTTGAATCATAATCCTTgacaaaaattaaagaagggtAAATATAGACAACACATACACCAGATTTATTCTTCCTCAATGCAGTTCCAGCCAAGAGCTCATCACAATAAGCAACAGTAAGATTTCGTAATTGGTTGTGAAATAATGCGATAACCTTTTTCCGGGCTCTTAGCAGGTACAGTTTGCACGAAATTGTCAATGTTAACTTAAAATGTTACCTTTTGTGCCAGTGCCGGATGTACCATGATGACGTCATCACGGGTAGTCTGTGCGCGCCGCTCTGTGACGAGGGTCAGCTGTGTGACGTCACAAGTTTTCTTGGCAGCGGCCATAAAGAGGTCATGGTCACCCAGTGTCCCACCTTCTGTAGTGAAGGTCAAAATGTCAAGGCCATTCTCAAGCATGACGAATTCTCGGCCAGCCCGGAGGGTTACGACACAGAATACAGTCGGATGAACAACACCCATTCCCGTGGTAACGCTTCTTTTCAGAGGGAGAAACTGCGCGCGCTGCTGTCGCTTCATCTTCCATCAAAAGACGTTGCGGAGTTTCTGGAGAGTTCTTTGCAGGCAATAGATCCCCAGTACAACCTTTCTGCCAACGAGACGTTACCCGTGTCTGTGTACAACAGCCTGGTGTTGCTGTTTCGTCAGAAGGAGTACGTGTTGTTGGAGGCGTACAGACACAAGGGCGTGTTCCCCACATTGTACGGCACGTGCGGTCCGCTCTACTTAGTGGAGTACTGTCACCCCCTGCTCGCCGCTGTCACGTCGCCACGGCAACACGAAAATACCTTATCATGGATTCCTGACAGTGTACATCGTGGTGATACAAGCACAATGTCGAAGCTTCATCGTGAACACACCTTTGTCTCGAGCCATGCACCTCCAACAAACGATGCAACTCATGGAGATGCCAAGAAGGGTTCTGAATCTCATGTTGACACACGTTTTAACAATGCAGTGACCGAGGATGATATTAGTGACTCAAAGGAAACCAGTCCTTCTGCTTCGTTTATTAGTGTTGTGTTTTCGAGACTTTCCTCACATTACAACACCGTGATTACAATATCTGGCATTCGAAACGCGATCTCTGTCGGAAGTGAACTGTTATATAAAAAGTATGTAAGTCGGAGAGACATTCTCAACAAAATGCGAACACCAGACACAGAAAACTCTAAGAGGATTGTAGTGAACCCAGCAACGTACAGTAAAAAGGAGTCCACCGGGCTGTCCAGCTGGAAGCAGCGAGCGAGCACCGCCCTCGCCATCCTCCGCTTTCTGCAACACGTGGAACACCTCCACACCCTCCCCACACACCCCTTACTGTGTGACCCCAAGCTGGAACACTTCGCCGTCAGTGCACGTGACACGCGTCTGAGGCTGATCGACGCTGACCTCATTCTCTTTGAGGCTGAGCGAGACTTCCGGGATGTGGACACTGGCGCATGCGCGGAGCACCGAGACTGCAGTGACGTCATGTGCAGAGGCTGGTGCAACACGACCACAGGCAGGTGCGAGCGGCTGCTGACCAACAACAATTTACAGGTGAATGATTGCTCTGCCTGCCgctctttctttccttgtttctgtctgtctttgtatctctctatcttcctccctctctgcgTGCATACGTGTGTATATGCttgtgtgcatacgtgcgtgcgtgtgtatgtgtgtgtgtgtgtgtgtgtgtgtgtgtgtgtgtgtgtgaagaaactCTTGCGTGTATTTTCCCGTTTGGTTGAGCGACAACTCCAGACCTCTCAAGCCTAATTACAgcacagcgaatgtccctttaACGTTTAAAGGTTCAATTTGCCACAACACTTTTTCAAAAAATGGCTCGTTGGGTGTACTGTCTTCAAAATATTTTGATTGAAAGATACGCTGCTGCGACATACGCACAGTGACCCCTCTCCTGATACACAACACTTCTGGCTTACCATTCTTTACTTTAAATGCAAAACCACATACCCACCACGCTTTCTACGTCGAAAAATACTTTCTTGAAATAGTTTCTGAGCTGATAGTACACTTGCCTTTGGAAACAAGCTAGAACAGAAGAAATATGCGGCTTACATACCCTGTCTGTATCCTCATTACAGTGTCCCGCGATACGGAGGTTTGGGAATCTGAATATGTTTATACGTATTCAATGTAAACAGAGCGTGAATAGTTGTTGTTACATCGGACTTGGTTCTGTACTGATGATTGTGTTATACCTCACCATcacaagtggatgaaatactATCTATTATGATAGCCTTCTGCTCACCATAGAATGCACtcagaaagaaggaaggaaagaagacaaacaagtcgcgtaaggcgaaaatacaatatttagtcaagtagctgtcgaactcacagaatgaaactgaacgcaacgcaacgcagcaagaccgtatactcgtagcatcgtcactccaccgcccgtggcaaaggcagtgctcgtggaattgacaagaagagcggggtattcgttgcgctgagaaggatagcacgcttttctgtacctctcttcgttttaactttctgagcgtgtttttaatccaaacatatcatatttatatatttttggaatcaggaaccgacaaggaataagatgaaagtgtttttaaattgatttcgaaaaaaaaaatttgataataatttttatatatttaattttcagagcttgtttttaatccgaatataacatatttatatgtttttggaatcagcaaatgatggagaataagataaacgtaaatttggatcgttttataaatttttattttttttttacaattttcagatttttaatgaccaaagtcattaattaatttttaagccaccaagctgaaatgcaataccgaaccccgggcttcgtcgaagagtacttgaccaaaatttcaaccaatttggttgaaaaatgagggcgtgacagtgccgcctcaactttcacgaaaagccggatatgacgtcatcaaagacatttatcaaaaaaatgaaaaaaacgttcggggatttcatacccaggaactctcatgtcaaatttcataaagatcggtccagtagtttagtctgaatcgctctacacacacacacacacagacagacgcacatacaccacgaccctcgtttcgattccccctcgatgttaaaatatttagtcaaaacttgactaaatataaaaagcaacaaaaaaaaaacaaaacaaaagaaactgACAACATGATTTGCACGTTTTGGGGCAGTTTGAGCGTGCAGTCGTAAGTTAAATAATTTACAGCAGAATAAAGAAATTGCCCAGACACTTTTGCGAAACAGACTTGTATTAATTGGCGGCTGTTGTCATTTAAAGCTTTTCTGTCTGCGGGTATTTTTAAAAGGTGTTTTTAATCATTCTGAGCCTCAGATTAGCAGGCTAATGAGGTCAACGTCAACCACGTATCTGGGAATAACATTTTAGTTTTCCACAGCCTCTATTCGTCAACGTTATAAAACAGGATGTTGACCACAAGCACTTAGTCCTGCAAAGGTTTCTTGCTTCGTAAGTAGTCTGAAAGTCAACCCCAAAGCGAAAAAACATAAATTTGGTTGGGATTTGCGGAGAGATGTGTGAGTTTGGGTGTTTCAATCGTCATATAATATTACAGGAGGCAGATTTTGTACGAAGAGTAGACTATGATGGCACGTATTTATTCTTTGGATCTGTATTTGTTTGGTTTACAAATGTTTTTATTCTGTTTTGAGACCAATTTATATGCACAGCAAACTCACTTGGGGCAACACAACAATCTTTGCTTTCAATATGTGCGGCCTTGTATTTATATTTGAACAGGAATCACTTAAATATATAGGTGCTGTGAAGATCAGAATAATAACACTATTCTCGAGAAAATAAA is part of the Littorina saxatilis isolate snail1 linkage group LG6, US_GU_Lsax_2.0, whole genome shotgun sequence genome and encodes:
- the LOC138968034 gene encoding uncharacterized protein, producing the protein MTSLSHIVRTNPACDSASLPPALQLHCRMYHDDVITGSLCAPLCDEGQLCDVTSFLGSGHKEVMVTQCPTFCSEGQNVKAILKHDEFSASPEGYDTEYSRMNNTHSRGNASFQREKLRALLSLHLPSKDVAEFLESSLQAIDPQYNLSANETLPVSVYNSLVLLFRQKEYVLLEAYRHKGVFPTLYGTCGPLYLVEYCHPLLAAVTSPRQHENTLSWIPDSVHRGDTSTMSKLHREHTFVSSHAPPTNDATHGDAKKGSESHVDTRFNNAVTEDDISDSKETSPSASFISVVFSRLSSHYNTVITISGIRNAISVGSELLYKKYVSRRDILNKMRTPDTENSKRIVVNPATYSKKESTGLSSWKQRASTALAILRFLQHVEHLHTLPTHPLLCDPKLEHFAVSARDTRLRLIDADLILFEAERDFRDVDTGACAEHRDCSDVMCRGWCNTTTGRCERLLTNNNLQGICENVFLRPSPEFGPLFVDIPSTVYHDVTRVLCHCATDVTLVGDIPMQKPSAAVRDKLMEVLERSLLSDEQEQFTQNIDSRRDAFLFQSC